The genomic DNA aatgggtaattgaatacatggtcaaatgggtaatcgaacggggtaatcgaaccggtggtcgaatgggtaatcgaatgcatgcttgaatggctgattgaatgtatggctgaatgcatggttgaacgggtcaaatcactgattgaatggctgatcaaacgggtggttgaacagttggttgaacagttggttgaacgggctgtcaaattggtggtcgaatgggtctattaaaaacagctgattgaaatggctgatcgaaactggtaatcgaaactggtaatcgaatacatggttaaatgggtaatcgaacacgttaaatggctgattgaatgcattgtcaaatgggtgattgaaccagtcgaatgggtgatcaaacgggtggttgaatgggtgtatcgaaacgcctgatattgaatggctgattgaatggctgattgaatggctgattgaatggctgattgaatggctgattgaatacatggtcgaaaccggtgatcgaatacatggttaaatgggtaattgaatgcatggttgaatgggtgatcaaactggtgatcaaacgggtgattgaacagttggttgaacgggctgtcaaatgggtggttgaatgcgtgtattgaaacgcctgatatcgaatggctgatcgaatggctgatcgaatggctgatcgaatggctgatcaaatggctgatcaaatggctgatcgaaatgggtaattgaatacatggttgaaaccaatgatcgaatacatggttcaatgggtaattgaacgggtcgtccaaccggtggtccaaccggtccatgtcatgctgccatgtccactgcctgcccacactgcataccttgctgcactcacacccactgccacccaatgccatgctcccatacaccacctgtcatacacatcattcaccaccctggcccattcacaatcacacatcatccatcatcatccatcatcatccatcatcatccatcatcatccatcattcataatcttcatcattcactaccaccagtcTGCCTGTGTGCTCAACGGCCAATGCgcttgtccatgtccatcccatgtccatgaaaccctcggccttcatccactgccgtactcaaatatctaccctcaacgccttcccatccatgctatatatctccactgtcggactacatacatacatatatatatatatatacatacatatcgatatacatatcactatacatctctatatacatcgctatatacatcgctatatacatcactatatacatcactgtatacgtcttgacatacaactctatatacatctctatacatcgctatggtcctggccaatcctccatctctctgcctcctgactccaaccccaactcaacctcctgactcacccgccgcagccaacaaaactcctcaaacaactggctatggcccgcccggctgcgctgccccagccacccaatcaccgccccaatgtccgcgccgtcgacctgcaatcccaccagtcgccgctgccatgcccccgaatgcccaccccccatggcccatgcagcatcatcgccaccatggGGATCAAAACCCCCGGTACTGACACCGGCCGCCCGGCTCCCACCCGGCGCATATCGTCTGCGGCATCCCACAGGAAAAACACCCGCTGAATCGGCTGTACTGGATCCGCCGGCGAACCTGCAGCATCCACTGCTTGGCCGcctggctgcgtgcatgccggcatgaatataaatcgtgctggtcatccgcctgggccatggcgcagatataacatcgatcccgccactgctgagcctcctgctccccaaactcctcatccagccatgcctgggactgttgccggcggaattgaatgtcggccgcggcccactggtgctggcgttggcggTGGCTTGCGcactggcgctgctgctggcggtggctcgggctcgggtgctggtgctggcgttggttcgggctctggctctggctcgggctatggcttgggctTAAGCTAtcgctgtggcgccggtgctgacttgggcttgggctctggcttgggctctggctcgggctcgggctatggctccggcgtgggctgtggctcgggctatggctatggctccggcgtgggaaatggctccggcgtgggcaatggctatggctctggctcgggctcgggctatggcttgagcttgggctgtggcgccggtgctgacttgggcttgggctctggctcgggctatggctcgggctccggcgtgggctgtggctcgggctatggctatggctccggcgtgggaaatggctccggcgtgggcaatggctatggctctggctcgggctcgggctatggcttgagcttgggctgtggcgccggtgctgacttgggcttgggctgtggctcggcctatggctcgggctccggcgtgggctatggctccggcttcggcttgggctgcatgagcccgctgctctgctggaatcatactccattccgcgcctgagcccccgaccattggaacgcctcgtggcactgcgcgcccgccagtctgggtcatctgccagccctaacactggccgaaccgcctgccctgggccatggtgcaAGCCCACACACCCGGCCTCATGCCCAGCCTCATGCccggcctcatcaccacccacgtgccctacatgccactgcacattacacccatcacatgcctgctcgtccccgtcatccccgcaatgctgccgccggTATCCATTCACTGTCCCATCCAGATAATCGTCCAGTACCACCCGCCGGCACCCCCGAcctgccaccacccccatgtattgctgcaccagctccacctccggtgtgcccagctgtcgctcatcctccgcccaccCCGCCGGCTGGATAATGATCGCCTGGCTGGCCTGCCCATCCCGCCCGGCTCGCCCGCTTTCCTGTGCATAATCCAATAACGTCCGGGGTGtcccaagatgaatgatcactcggatattcggaatatcaacccccatgcccaatgcactggtcgcgcaaagcactgtggaatcccctcccatgaaccgccccaaaatcccaccccggtccacctgcccactgaaatacgcctcacatcccaataccgccgccatcgcctgcacctggtggacccggttggcatatatcaccatcttccccccgggcccgggcccactggagctgcgcctgcaggaactgaataatccaggcatcctgctcccatccatatccatgtggtgcagtgtgtggaatcggtggccgccacaccccatatgccacattgccgcggctcgtgcgggcccgatatatatcgatctgatcctgtgggtggtgaatgcgctggctgaactccggttccatctcgggggcaatgtggccgttaaaaacaccatctgtgtacgggcccgaacgagcttcccaagctgtgccatggcggaccggaagttcttctgctggttcataatgatgtggcattcatcaatcaccacccggtccagccgctgcatcaccaccaaccggttgatgaatgaatggaaatcgggggtgacagccgattccggtgtgaccagcacaatggctgcttcatcacatggctgctgccggtcccatgccatacatgggatgcctagccgccggcaccgctgctgcatatcctgccgcagcgagatcaatggcaccaccacaatggtggtgcccccggggacggcccacgcgggcaacatgaataacatgcttttcccaccgccggtgggcatgactgccaccacggggctcttgccctgctggatcgccgccatggcgggtgcctggatgccctggaactgcatgccggcctgaccggtcatctgctgcagcgcagcggccatgtccatggtctgcagctggtggcgccgctccatgtggtgctcctcagcctccacctgccatggggcccgcttgcgtttcccaagcacggggcgagccctaacccgttcctgaccgggatcattcaccaagcaagccctaacccgttcctgaccgggatggtgaattggacagctaccttcatccaccaagcgagccctaacccgttcctgaccgggatggtgaattggacggttgccttcatccaccaagcgagccctaaccccttcctgactgggatcactcaccaagcgagccctaacccgttcctgaccgggatcattcaccaagcaagccctaacccattcctgaccgggatcatccaccaagcaagccctaacccattcctgaccgggatcatccaccaagcgagccctaacctgttcctgaccgggacggcggcttggacagctgccttcatccaccaagccagcccgaagcccaccggcatcaatgtcggcatggacatctcctggaacccccgtgccgcagccgaaccccagaaactggtgccaatccacactggactgccggaacattgcccgccggtggcttgttgtgcccgcctgctccatcagctgccgcccatataccatccccgccacgtgcgatgaatggcccgcctgtaaatccgtcatatgcgccatccactggtccgcatccatgccgtcctcacagtcagcatccaatgccgccgcctgctccgtttcatcctggcggtcactggtgaatgtgctggatgcccgcaggaaccgccggctgatgccaatggcaatgtcccggtacgccggaatattcaatgcctggccgagccgggcctgggtctcccgcttcaacacctcccggaatcgctcgggggtccatggccgctgcatgcccgggtcggggccccataaatatgggctggggggctgccatgccggtgtgccgttcgacgtgccaatcaatgtgccattcagtgtgccgttcgccgtgccattcggtgtgccaatcgttgtgccattcgacatggcatttgatgtgccggcctgtgtgccaatcggtgtgccaatcggtgtgctgttcgatgtgctgtttgatgtgccgttcagtctaccattcaacatgccattcaccgtaccatttggtgtgccattccatgtgccgttcaatgtgctgttcgatgtgccattcactgtgccagctcgtgtgccaatcggtatgctgtttgttgtgccgttcaacatgctgttcgatgtgccgttcaatgtgctgttcgatgtgccattcagtgtgtcgtttgatatgccatttgctgtgccgtttgatgtgccattcagtgtgccgttcgccctgccattcagtgtgccattgaccgtgccggctcgtgtgccattccatgtgccgttcaatgtgctgtttgatgtgccattcaccgtgctggctcgtgtgccattcgccgtgccggcttgtgtgccaatcagtgtgccattcagtatgccgttcgccgtgccattcagtgtgccattcaatgtgccggcttgtgtgccattccatgtgctgttcaatgtgctgttcaatgtgccgttcgatgtgccgttcgacatgccattcactgtaccattcaccgtgccattcaccgtgccggctcgtgtgccattcaatgtgccgttcgatgtgccattcgacataccattcgatgtgccattcgacataccattccatgtgccgttcgatgtgccatttgacataccattcgatgtgccattcaccgtgccatgcgcagtgccggcctgccacgctgtcaactggccaatgaatggcatcgccagccacatataccacaccaccaactccccgaccgcccgtggcacataccggtggatcagcttgctgtcgttgctcgcatggaagcccttgtggtatgcagtcaccagtgtcaccatcccatcctcaatgaacacattgcggaattggttgttcggcgtgttgacatactgcacactgagcagctcgggggcccgtgccggctgccccgccgtcatatggatggccacggccagtttctccttgaaccgggccacccgggccagatactgtgccaccaatgggccgtggatcgccccccggcgcatgaattgctgctgcacggggcgctctgtgcgcagccgctggatcatccaccaccggccatccacgggccaccgggtTCGGCGATCGTGCaaaagttccagcccgggtgcccctgggtgggatcatcatacaagccctgccacgggatggcgggcagcggcatggtgcttggggtgtgggcgctgctggaaccatcggcaatacataatagttcacacagcagctcccgtgtggccccaaccaacccgtggatgaacccacggaattcacccatcgtgaaatgcagatccttgtacaacagctcatcggctcccatccacgccacatggcccggcgccgtgctattgtaatggatcttcaacccatatgtgcgccagtcgagcaatgtctgcatgggcccatgggtgccacggatcatgaagcggctgaccatctgctgcacatggtcatgaaatgacgggcgatcgtgcaccgtggtgggggtgtggcgtgtgggactggcactatcacagccctcatcgatatcggccagttgggcatctgcactggccaacggccatgctattgggctagccggtgtgccattcactgtgccattcactgtgccattcactgtgccattcgccgtgctagcctgtgcctgccacatctgaataatgtcccccacatggggatccaaccacagtgccttctgcaccaccatgaaccgcgcaagcttgatcatccgcgataaaatggggggtaactgtcgggatcacgccacccagtctcccccagccgagcaccgccatggcacacacaagggggctttcatattcatgggcacggtggcgctggttgagcagctcaatgcaaaactccaagcaggcacgctccattgggctcatcatccatgccggctcggtgctgcctgcattgccagtctcctctgcttcttccacatgctcggggctcaccccatgcccggctgtgggctgatctccggggctcaccccacgcccctctgtggcccgataactgccggggttcccaccctgttctaggatccgaccggccccggggaacatatggaccgcccgagcccgggctcgatggggcgcctgttggggcctcgccatggtgggcatggcaagctgccacaagatctgccacttccgctgctgccgcgcggtcatcccatacacgggcagtgggccacaccactcctgcatgccctgtccggcctgggtggcctgtgtgcgtgcaatgaagcccaacacttGCTGTCGGCCATGGACGGGTAACCCTAATCCAACAATAGTGTTCGTCAAGCTAATGGTGCCAAGCTTACGGGAAGgaatcgatgaagaagaaaggaaacaaagtgGAATCgaacaatatatatatatatctctctctctctatctaTCTCTCCATCGAGCTATATATCTCGCTATATATCTACATCTacatctatatatatatatacacaccCCCACATACCAAACAGTGTATCCCTTAAGATGAATGGGTGTATAGTGTCTAGTTCTCTTTCATCTCAACAGTCACatacggctgctgctgccgctgccgctttGCTGCTGGCTCCTCCCCTTTTCCCTCCCCCCAGCCCCGCTTCCGCGGGCCTAGTGATACCTGAAACCCTAGGAAGGCATGCCACTCCCGACTGATGGCCCGGTATTGCACCCGCCGTGCCTGGATATGGCCAGGTGCCTCCTGCAGCCCCCGGGCATACACCGTCCCAGCAGCCCAGGACCCATGGCCGGCTTGCTGGTCGATCAGCCCATCATCGGCACTGTAGTCACGCTTGAACCCACCACACTGCAGGTGTGCCCGGGAGATGGCAATTGCTGCATGCCGCCAGGAAATCACATTGAGCTTGGTCTGCAGattgttacagatctcactgcatcagcctcacgtgacaatgcggggagtcaaggcagaatcattgggcaaaaagaccatgcagaaagaacaaggattatgatgaggaagatatacacccaagcatcacgtgaccacggtagaaaggacgacggaggaattctaccaatataccaatatggtagataggacaaagagggaatgctaccaatctatcagggaatggatattacaggacagaaggaggtagcatggtaggaacggagaatctaccattggactaggaaaggtatataaggacattcattcatgtacctagcttagttcttcgcgatcaattcaagtcttacagcattggttaccttctagtttctgactcgtccgcacttaaccaacaacccagtatacgtactcggttggccttgtttctctactcgttacctttaccgttcctacttgttgattatcttacggagcctggagggggcgatatacccatcaacgactattgaactacggagcctggagggggcgacatacccatcaacgcatacgacataccgaatcggacccgaaggggcattgagcatacgactacttgggaacacttaaggtaagtgttcagtctcgaaatacaactaactagaaccctaggtacgacacgagagaagccaggttgtgacacattgatcgccagtcagtacgagtcaggtttcgagactatattgacttaaaacacgaactgcaaccatgtctaacaacagtaacagcaacactactcctagatcctctcgtggatctgagggacgaactccgacttatgaagaactctttggaatggttagccagctgcaggaaagcatcactactttggaagaacgacagtcagccaaagctatcaaagttcgaccaccggaaccctttgatggtactcgatacaagttgcgacccttcatcactcaattggacttgtatgtccgcatgaaccggagcaagctcatatttgaatccgacaaagtcctacttgcagcaacttacttgactggaccagcatttgattggtttgaacctaccttgcgtgacttccaggagaaagatgaacaataccataacgacaataccaccgaggttttcagcagcttcactgaattcaagaaacgactccagggaacattcggagatattgacgccacacggaacgctgaacgaaagctatggcgactcaaacagacaggatcagtagccaagttggtatctgatttccagcagatcatcacccatctgaattgggacgagacgatgtacattgcgaaattcgaggaaatgttgaaaccagagattcaggagaaactggtttggatggaacgaccgacttcattgaacgaactctttgaacgagccgtcaagattgacaacaccctgtatgaccttagagtcagacagaaggagtcacgatatgggaacacctttagaggaaacccacgaacgagccactatcgatcgaacgataaacgaccagctcaaccacgaagccaagggtatgaagatccctatggaccacgaccgatggagttggatgccacacagcataggcccttcgtatccgacaaggaaagagaacgaagaaggaaagagaaactttgcttcacatgtggaaagccgggccacatgacgaaggcatgcaggcaacgacagaacgttaggcctcagcaacaacgagacgataacaagcaactgcacgctacccaggagagaggagcgtatgacaccacaggaattgtgaaccctgaactcagagcaacgaatgattctggatggcacacgcaagaggcttcggatgagcatggaggaccatggagacccagaactatgattgtacccaacctgagcccattgaggaggttgatggaagaacagacgaccctcacgacagaggaaattgatgagatcatgagttcaagcgaagaagaatattggcccaatgaacggacggtgggatccgacagcggaagcgacaaagcccatataaggacggatgggtccgaaaaagccatcaatgagccagttcatgagaaatcactcggcgaactgcccaaccaagattggccagttaatgatttccttgacgaagagtacggtgctcagtggaatggccacgatcccaacgtggaggaactccatgagataccggagacacctcagaacgcaactcccgaaaatgatgaacaagaagaacagagtctggcagaagataatgagggatacacgaagtccagtgtgtatagccctattttgaagcaacagctatggtccaaacggtatacggaacaacgaaaagccgacgaagaaacgaataccgacgttgccgcgtacttcattgatgatgttgttatctcacttcaggagaaccccaagaggctctctaaaggattgaaggaactattcaatgaattgattacatactgcccacatcagaacttgaaatgttgggaacgaacgaacgaaacttgggaagaACACCTACAgcaatgcgaccagcacccatacacatgccaccactgtggacagaacaacggagaactatggggatacctacgggacatcacgaccaaacgactacgaggccccatccacagctcatgcaagtatgattggtgtgattgcgtgcactatcgagagcacccaaagcacaaccaattaccttggattgtgtgttatagtcacgcctgtggagaacattacgatcgaaagaaaatggcgcattatttcccagaacgacctaggaaatacaatgacagttgtccttgttgggattggaactgtgcatgcaggggatatctattgcacccagagcattcaagtatgcactggactgcatgttatgaagatgactgcatagttcacttcgaacccaaggattactacccaagtccacgacgtctacggcaaccaagatggcaagcaagcctatcagcgacacagcgaggataccacttgaagtttacgacaccagttctcaatcaactagccagagtgatggttgactcaggagctactggaaattacatggatcctagattccagcgacaattggggatcttaggaattgagaaggcgcagccagagcctatctcaggactgaatggtgagaatttgggaagccacctgacggtcgaatcgggatttgtccctatggctgtagcggatcatgaagaaaggatcaatttcgacgtgacaccgctgggacaatacgatatagtgttggggattccatggctcaggaatcacaacccggaaatcaactggaaaactggacaaatgaactttgcaaattgcgattgcccaagaacaatgaaaggaccgagtcaacgggaggccgggacctcaccacgatctacaggcaggagacctggtagatacgtgaagcaa from Aspergillus chevalieri M1 DNA, chromosome 1, nearly complete sequence includes the following:
- a CDS encoding uncharacterized protein (COG:S;~EggNog:ENOG410PMWZ); the protein is MQQLPSPGHTCSVQAGHGSWAAGTVYARGLQEAPGHIQARRVQYRAISREWHAFLGFQVSLGPRKRGWGEGKGEEPAAKRQRQQQPYVTVEMKEN
- a CDS encoding uncharacterized protein (COG:L;~EggNog:ENOG410PI7H;~InterPro:IPR027417,IPR014001,IPR011545;~PFAM:PF00270;~TransMembrane:1 (o763-786i);~go_function: GO:0003676 - nucleic acid binding [Evidence IEA];~go_function: GO:0005524 - ATP binding [Evidence IEA]); protein product: MRRGAIHGPLVAQYLARVARFKEKLAVAIHMTAGQPARAPELLSVQYVNTPNNQFRNVFIEDGMVTLVTAYHKGFHASNDSKLIHRYVPRAVGELVVWYMWLAMPFIGQLTAWQAGTAHGTVNGTSNGMSNGTSNGTWNGMSNGTSNGMSNGTSNGTLNGTRAGTVNGTVNGTVNGMSNGTSNGTLNSTLNSTWNGTQAGTLNGTLNGTANGILNGTLIGTQAGTANGTRASTVNGTSNSTLNGTWNGTRAGTVNGTLNGRANGTLNGTSNGTANGISNDTLNGTSNSTLNGTSNSMLNGTTNSIPIGTRAGTVNGTSNSTLNGTWNGTPNGTVNGMLNGRLNGTSNSTSNSTPIGTPIGTQAGTSNAMSNGTTIGTPNGTANGTLNGTLIGTSNGTPAWQPPSPYLWGPDPGMQRPWTPERFREVLKRETQARLGQALNIPAYRDIAIGISRRFLRASSTFTSDRQDETEQAAALDADCEDGMDADQWMAHMTDLQAGHSSHVAGMVYGRQLMEQAGTTSHRRAMFRQSSVDWHQFLGFGCGTGVPGDVHADIDAGGLRAGLVDEGSCPSRRPGQEQVRARLVDDPGQEWVRACLVDDPGQEWVRACLVNDPGQERVRARLVSDPSQEGVRARLVDEGNRPIHHPGQERVRARLVDEGSCPIHHPGQERVRACLVNDPGQERVRARPVLGKRKRAPWQVEAEEHHMERRHQLQTMDMAAALQQMTGQAGMQFQGIQAPAMAAIQQGKSPVVAVMPTGGGKSMLFMLPAWAVPGGTTIVVVPLISLRQDMQQRCRRLGIPCMAWDRQQPCDEAAIVLVTPESAVTPDFHSFINRLVVMQRLDRVVIDECHIIMNQQKNFRSAMAQLGKLVRARTQMDQIDIYRARTSRGNVAYGVWRPPIPHTAPHGYGWEQDAWIIQFLQAQLQWARARGEDGDICQPGPPGAGDGGGIGM
- a CDS encoding uncharacterized protein (COG:L;~EggNog:ENOG410PI7H), whose protein sequence is MQEWCGPLPVYGMTARQQRKWQILWQLAMPTMARPQQAPHRARARAVHMFPGAGRILEQGGNPGSYRATEGRGVSPGDQPTAGHGVSPEHVEEAEETGNAGSTEPAWMMSPMERACLEFCIELLNQRHRAHEYESPLLPPILSRMIKLARFMVVQKALWLDPHVGDIIQMWQAQASTANGTVNGTVNGTVNGTPASPIAWPLASADAQLADIDEGCDSASPTRHTPTTVHDRPSFHDHVQQMVSRFMIRGTHGPMQTLLDWRTYGLKIHYNSTAPGHVAWMGADELLYKDLHFTMGEFRGFIHGLVGATRELLCELLCIADGSSSAHTPSTMPLPAIPWQGLYDDPTQGHPGWNFCTIAEPGGPWMAGGG